The sequence ttaaGTTGTCATCAGAAACTAAGGTCTGGAAAAGAAACGtttatagcttttaaaattcaggaatcataaaatgaaatattttcatgtctAGTTCCAACTAACTTTAACAGCAGACCTAAACAGCATGCACACAAACAGCAAATGTTTGTGCCAAACAGGCAAATACaattgcattttccttctttacctGGGCATTTGCATATTTTGCGTTAGCAATTCAGGCAAAACATTTGGATAATGTGCACCTAGACATATACCagattattgttttttcttcagaaaacagctaTTATTCAATTCAGTAATTAACACTTGTCTCAGTTTTGCAGTTCTACTGTAAGTGATCTTGTTGATTTAAATGATTTAATGATTAAAGTGCTCATTTGCATGACATTAAGTGCACCCTTTGCAAAAATAGACCATCATTCAGGATGTATTCTGAGCACAGTGACAATTAACATCCTACTATTTATGATTCTAATGCTAgcttgattatttaaaaaataatatcattACATAGGTAGCCTAATTAGTAAATGACTTGCCTCCAGCTTGCATGTTTCCAGCACAGACAaggttaaatattttcctttatgtaAAAAAGCAGGTTATTGTTATTGCTTGTCAGGAGGAAGTGgtgattatttaaatttaactCTGTACCTTTAACTAATGctgttatttcttgtttttcGAATTAAAGTGTACTCCGGTTGAGGCTGATGGTAAATGTGCTTGAGGCAGCCACAAAAGAATGTAACAGAATCACACATCCTCTTTCACCTGATCTTCAGACTATTTTCAAATCTGGTaagtactaaaataaaataggtaATCTataatgtatgtatgtgtgaTGAATGTATTAAACTTAACAACACATAAGTAGGAGTGTACTTACAATGGTGGGCAATgcttaaaaaatacttattgATTCCCTCCAAGtactgagaatttttttccttacagaaatctgtctttttccTGAGATCTTTCTTTATCCAGTGTCTTTTGATTGTATAATTCAAATgatgtatttgtatttaagaTTGTAGTTTAGTCTTACTTTTGAGGACTCACATATTGCTTTCATAGTGAAAAGAAGTATGATAATGTGGATGAAGTGGAAAAATAGTAAGCTAAAAATGCAACgcttatatatttaatattcagaACATAAGTATGTTCGTGTGCACATGCATAGACATGTGCCCATATGTAGTATATAAACAATGTTAGAACACCCCCCCTTATATatatggaaatttatttttataattaccTAATACATTAATGCTAAATAAATCCATAAATATGCAGATTATAAATTACAAAGGTGCCTATTGAAAGACTGTTagaaagatttaaattaaaaagaaaattgtgtttATAGGAGTTCTGATTCAACTTCCTTTGCAGCCAGTGCATCTTCTTAATAACTTCAGCAAATGcccttttaaattcagaaaaggaaataagctTGAGAGATTTAAATCAGGTCCTAAATCTGATCTCTGCAATTCTGGTTTCACTTTGAGTCCTTCTCTACTGCTCTCGTACCAACAATCCTCAAGAAGCTTTTGGTGGACAGTGGAAGGTCTTTTGTGAATAAAGGTGTGACTGGTCGTGCCCTTGTGAATTCCTGTAGCATCAGGGAGAGTGCGCAGCTCTCCCGTGATGAGTAGTTGTTGTTCCCTACAGGCTTTCTGTTGAGCTCTTGTGACAACTAGAGCGCCCTTCTTCGGTCTGAATCTGAAGAGATCTCCTTTCTTAGCCCTCCTTGCAGGCTATAGGAAACACCCATGCTCCCTTTCTTCTAAATGCCTTCACCCTGGCTTCTTCCTTCTACACGTTATACTAAAGTTTGAGAGTGGCTTTGGCCAAGTGGCATGAAGAGTGACTGTTTTATAAAGAGCGTATGCTGTCACGCTCTCTTTGTATATTTTAACCATGTATGTCCTAGAAAGATATGAATGACAGATACCTAGAATGGTATTTTTCTTGcaacaataaaataacagtttctaaaataataaCCTAGACAGGTACCCCTTTAGTGCTGTCTGACTGAAGAATTACTGTAGTTCCAACCAAGCGCAAAGGGTAACAGAAACACGAAGCAAAGGGCATGAGTGTCTGGCTAGATGGGGTCAGAGGAGGGTAGAGCAGCAGATGGAGACTAGAGTTGCTCAAAGATGGGCTAGGGGACCATAGCCCCAGATGAACTGTACAACTTACCTGCTTGCCTTATACACCTTTGCACTTCTGAGAGACactttaaattgtttaaagCTTGCTTCAGAAGGTGTTCAAGTGTTTTCAGGCTGCCATATTACTGCAGCTtccaaaaatcagttttgaaaagcCAGCAGAGGAAGCTGGAGAGGTGGTTAAAGATTTATTTAACAGGCAGGAAAGCCACAGAAGCTGTGATGCTTAAGCAACATCATACAGTATGGATCTTTACCCATCTGCAGCCCTCTATCATGAGCCAGCCTCCCCACATGAGTCATAGAGAGTCTTATCTTCATTATGCTTTTGGAGATTGTTCAgtcctttccctcccccaacTTCCCAGTTATATCTGGACTACATCTGCCCCACTTTTACAGATTatctgtctctccctctctctttcaaaATTCAGGTAATTTccaaacaggaagaaattgcTTATCTAGACTTAAAGTTGACCCATGTGCACTTCCTAATTAGCAGCACAActaacaaaaagcagagaaactcTAGACGAAAATGCCATTCACAGCCTTAGCAAATATTGGACCTCATGTCGTCCAGTCTGCAATTACTGCATTGCTGGTGTGTGCCGTTCTCACAGAGCAGCtaatggaaagaagaggaggactGAACTCATGCAGGGGAATGCTGAGGAACTAAATGTCCTGCCTGTGGGTTCCTGGGTGAGGTTAAACCAGCCATTTAAGCCCAGCTTTGCACATGTGGCCACCAATGGCATGTTCCCCATTTTATCTATCTGTGACTTTAGACTCTGTGGTCTGATTTGCAGAAGTCTGAGCCTCGCTGCAACCAGAGTCAATGGATTTAATCCTTTACATAACTGAAGTCCTTCATAATGCTAAGCACTCCTAAAAGTAATGTTAGGGGGGGACAGGGGTCTCAAACTGAACGTTGCAAGTGGACGCTTACTGTAATGAGCCAGTGCTCAGGTTCCTTCCTTGTAAAATAAAGGTAATAATACCTCCTCACCACAGGGTGTTGtgcaaattaattaattaccttttgtaaaataattagGTATCACAGTGGTAAAGAAAATACGTTATTTTCATAGAGTgcagtctctctctctcgctcAGCTCCCACCCGCTATATAACACAAAGATCTGCACActgaacaaagacaaaacaacacTAGTGCTCACTCTGTTCCTATGTTGTGTACTATCCTTTGCACTATAAGAAGCAATTATCCTTAACTTACCTCACTACTGTAATAAAAAAGGGCAAGTAATGTGATGTTAAAAGTGCTGAGACACACTGATAAAATGccagagtaaaagaaaaaagttaaagtgCCATATTACTGTTACGGAGTATACTAAGGTAGTGCTGGTTTTTTGTTCCATATTTCCCTCAATACACTGATTGCCATTGTCATACAGaatttctgaaagtaaaatttaatttactcTAATTTCTTGTGGTACGAAGTCAATGTGAAGTAAGAGTCACATATTCTCATGTATCATTTATTAGCTCTATGAATAAACATTCCATATGTAAGATTGTGCTCTTAATGAAACTGATACAAACTATCCACTTTCCACAACTGCACTTTGTGCTGCAGAGATGTGGGATTTGTTGAGATGCTCCTGTGTATTGTTGATATAGTTGAAGTGACGAGATTCTTCTttgaataaatgttttatttccagttatGTTTTTCTACTTGTTCACATTTCTTGTGTTGGTTTCCCAATCCAAtctacttcattttcttttcagaaatccttggaaaagcattttcaagTTCTTCTCGacgtatttttctttctgagaagtGTACTGCCAAAATGAATTCTGTAAGTACTTAATTGATAAACTATATTAGTACATCAATAAAGCAATGAATCTGGAAGGCCTAGCTCTTTGAGGCTGCTGGTCCAAATGCCCTAATCATAGGAGTGATTAGCTGAAGAGGTGTTTCTGACAGCAGAGTTCAGTGTCAAAGCACACTGTTTATTGGGTTTGCACTCTCCTAATGTAACTACAGGTTTGTCTGTGGTGCAGGCACCTGTGCCTGTGGCTAGCCATCCTGGATTGCCTCTCTAGCCGAGTGGAGAGAAGTAATAATTTTTGGGCTTGACTTAGCCAAGCTACGTTAGTATGAAATGTATAACATGCTAGAAAGGCCTGTTCCCTGCCCTTGAGGGTAAAGGAAGTCTAGACCTCTACTTCAAATTCAGACTTTTACACTGTAGAGTCTTCTGTGATGGCAGACTAATTCTTTCTGCataatgtatttaaagatgGAAACCTTTGGGCCATccaaaaaaattatctctatGTTCgtattttaattaagattttatGAAATTCTCTAGTTAGTTCTTACAAGTCTCCTCTGCAGtgttaaatacatttgtaattAGGGTGTGTGGTGGGTGGAAACAGTGTAAAACGTAGCGTTGGAAGAAACAACAGTGCTGTGGGCTATCATCAGATGAGCTTGATACAGACTTGAAGCTGAGATGTGGGAAGGACTCGACAGAAGTATTACAGTTATCATAAGGGAAATGTCACTTCCATTTCAAATCAGCAAGCCATATAATACTTGTATACTAGTTTTCAAAAGATTTACAAAGTACCTTGTATTTGTATGACTTTGTATCTATTATCTTTCTACTATATAGAAATTAGAGATTTATACCTATGTGTTAACTGGTGATCTTCTTTTTTACAGACAGAGACTTGTACCACAGATTATCCATTTTATTCAGACTATGCTTCTCTAATCACACAACCTTGTTCTAAGTTGGAAGTCAGGAACTTCACAAAAGCATTTCTGCCAGTTGTGTATTCGTTGACTTGTATCATCGGCCTAGTTGGTAACATCTTTGTAGTGATGACCTTTGCTTTATATGAAAGAACCAAGTCCATGACGGATGTGTACCTCTTCAACATGGCCATAGCGGACATACTGTTTGTTCTCACTCTCCCACTGTGGGCAGTGAATTATGCTGCTGACAAATGGATTTTCGGtgatttcatttgcaaaatgacCAGAGGTATCTATGCAATCAACTTCAGCTGTGGCATGCTGCTTTTGGCCTTTATCAGCGTGGACCGGTACATTGCTATCGTACAGGCAACAAAGTCATTTAAATTCAGGGCAAGAACACTCGCATATAGTAAACTCATTTGTTTGGTCGTGTGGGCATCATCAATTTTAATCTCTAGTTCCTCTTTTCTATACAGTGAAAGTTACAGCTTCTCCACCAATGAAACCAAAGAGATTTGCGATCACAGATTTGACAGAATGTCTGAAAGCACAATGCTGAAATCACTGTTGCTGTGTCTACAAGttggatttggattttttatACCTTTCATGTTCATGATTTTTTGCTACACATTCATTGTCAAATCCTTACAACAAGCTCAGaattccaaaagaaacaaagcaatccGTGTGATCGTATTAATTGTAGCTGTTTTCCTAGTTTGCCAGGTACCTTATAACATTGTTCTTCTTGTGACAGCTGTAAATATGGGCAAGTTAGACAAGTCTTGTGACAATGACAAGATAATGGCGTATGCGAAATACATCACTGAAGCCGTAGCATTTTTACACTGTTGTGTGAACCCTGTGCTCTATGCATTTATTGGAGTGAAgttcagaagttattttgtgAAGATAATGAAGGACCTGTGGTGCATGAGATACAAGAAATACAATAAACGTAGTTCAAGGACAAATTCTGATCTTTGTCATTCAAGACAGACTAGTGAAATTCTGACTGACAATGCATCTTCTTTTACTATATAATACAATTTGAACAACATTATTACTGAAGGACTCTTCTCACCAAGCAACCCAAACCAGTGTCACTGAGCCTGTGACAAGTCATTTGGGCTTCTCTGCACCCCTAAGGGAGCTCCCACAATCTACAACtcacttcaggaaaataattaagataAAAGAATAACACTGTCCTGTGGAAAACTGAAGTCTTATTCATCTCTCTTAACATTCACACTCTTCTAAAGTGCACTCCTTAGAATTATCAGGAAAGTGAAGTTTACAGAGCAACCCTCCttgttttctaaggaaaaattGCATCTCGTCTGTCCTACATCATTGAAATATCCCAAAAGTACTAAGTAAATGAATTAGGTTATGTCCAAGCTCATTCTACTTACATTTATGTTGTTTCTGTTAGTTGCTTCTACCTGGAGGAAATCCTATTTAAGTGTAGGTCTCCACTGTGCTTTTGTTGCAGACAGGTCACTGTGATAATACTAACCTAAAGAGATGGCATTTTGAGCAAAGCAtggcaaggaaagcaaagagagaaatgaagaaacaggCTCAAGGCTCCTGGCATAGCTGGGCTTACGTGTTAGGTCTTGTAAATCTTTGCCCAGTTCTACACTCCACCTGCTCATTGGGAGTTGCTTACACCAAAGCTGAGGCTGGTCAAAGCCAACAGTGACATCTCTACTAAAgagaatattagaaaaaaagaaaattattaattgaAGAGAACACTGAAATATCCACAGAAAGGTTTTCCGACATCTCCTGAGATTATCTTTTGAATAGAGAATGGAGCTTTGCTTGAGAGGTTCTTCTCTTCATTTGGCACAGGATTCAGGTGGAATCCATCAAAGCTGATCATCTGGTGAACGTCTCTTTGTGAACAGTTGTTTCTTTCTAGCTGAAATTCAcactccattttttaaaaggcaacaaaCTGTACAGAACTGCAATTCTTCCAACACATTTTGTTGGAACTTGATCAGTGACAAAACAAGATGCATTTCTTAGTATTTAGCTACCATTAGCAAAGTTTCCTTAGGAATGGATTGACTAGCACAAATATGCATATATGAAATTTACTCTATTagcttcagaaattattaagGACTCTATCTAAAAATAAGAGCAGAATCTGACTTCAGCCAGCCAGAATTTTTACTGAATTAGTCAGCATTTGACTCTCTATGAATATAGGAATATTTATAATAAACGTAATTAGTTTTACCCAGGCATGACTTTTCAGCAACCCCTCAGTGGATCTTCTTCTCATTGAGCGAGCTTCACCGCACTGTAGCAGTCATGGTGGGATGGCGAGGTAgacaggagcaggagctggagggcagaggggcaggatggaggagaggagcacCACTGCTACCTGTTTGCAGTCTGCTGAAGTACGTACAGTcctctgcagttctgctgcaaTGTGAGCAGAAGCCATGGCACTGTCTAGATTTGCTGTTGTGTGGGATTTTACACTCCTACAGCTGTGTAAATGAATGCAATCTGCAGCATGCTTTTTAccttggttggttggtttttttaaagttcacgGCTGAAGAGGAAGTGGAGCTTGGATCACTAACCACATCTTTCAGTGGCAATGCAAAGGGCCAAGAAGGACAGTGCTGGAGCTGAAGATCCCTTGAGGAAGGGCGTTGATAGGGCACGACACGAAGCTAGTACTGCCTTGGCTGGTGCAATCCATCCTTGTTTACAGTGCAGTGTGAGGTTTTTACCTATCAGCGCCAGGTGTGATAAAGATTGCATATATTTATCATGACTGAATAGGAACTAAGGCAAGAATATGATACAAAATTATGTAAATGCAGATGCATGCATTTGCTGTATATAGCACTGATGATTTTCTGGAAGAGaattcagcaaataaaaaatgtaactgaaaaggaaaaaaacccctcagatCTAAGAGTGTCTTGCTACATGTGTTGCCTTGAAACATTCTCTTATTCAGTGCAAAATCTCTCATATCTGAATGACATAACATCTCTCCCTCAGAGGCTGCATGAGGGAGTGTGCCCTAGGGCGGGAAGTCCGTGACTGAAGCCCACCGAGCGCTACGGTGGCTCTTGGTCAGAGCCCCGCAAGGCTCGAAAGTGTACCCccaccctcctgccagccctgctgccatgcCTCAGCCACTGAACAACCAAAATGCCGCCGGGACGGGGTTGGGGGGCGAGACAGTGGCCAAGGGGCAGTCGCTGACCCTGTCACTGTCACCGTCCCGCAGGAGCGGGCTGGCTGACAGACCccgggaggagagggagggccCCGGGACAGGGCGAGTGTGCCATAGGCGTTGTGAAGCGGTTCCTGGCTGAAGGAACATTCTCCCTCAGGgatgagggaggaaggggaagagagcaAAGCTCGGTCCCACAGGCTGGGGCGTTCCCCAGGGAAAGGGGCCTGCCAGGCTGCCTCACGGGTTGCCAGCCCCTGGTAAGTGTGAGGAACCCTGGTGAGTTGgaaatggtggtggtgggacatCTGCCTCGGGCGGGAGGCAACACAGCCTCCTGGCTGCTGTCTTGTGGGAGGGAAAAATGCTCACTGGAAATGATCttgaaaagtagaaaatgtaCCCAGCTGTTCCCCAGTTCTCATGGGTGAGAAGTGTTGCTAAGGGAAGGGGAACATGGTGCATGTGTGGGACTAAAAGAGTGCTTGGGGTATGAATTGTGCCGATGTCAAGGCCTTGCTAAAAATCCCACTTGAGGTACAGCTGAAATCTCGATTGCCAAGAATGATCGTCCTGTCTCTGGGAGAAACGGGGCTGAAGGGTAGGATGGACTCTCAAGGGGCTGCTGAGCAGGTAGAACCGCAGCTCCAACCCATGGGGTGCTGGCTTTCTTACTCAAATTTTGAGGGAAACTACAGAACGGAAGTATGggtaattaaaaatttaatttacatgcAATACCTTCTTACCATTTTTTGTGAAATCTACTGGAAGGTAAAAGAGCAAGACCAGTTCAGAGCGAAAGCAGTGGAAGAGGAGAACCCCACTGCTCAATGTTCAGCAGCAGGCGGCCATAGTGGCAGGTTGGCCAGTGGATGTTGCTGACAGGCCCACAGatattctgtctttccttcagTGGCCATGTCAGCATAACTGACAGGTGAGCTGGGGTTGGTGTTGGGAGTTTAGGGCATGAAAAGAGCACAGATTTATAGGAACTTGGGTGTTACTTTCACTGCTTACGGAGTAACTTTTCAGAGCTTGCTATGGatgctgctttttattattattttcatgttgtAGTAGCTGTGCAGTACACTGCATAGCAAATACATggtgaaattttcttttttgttgcaTGTATTCTGTCtgttatttttgaagaaaaatgacGTGTTTTTATATAGGTCCTCATTTCCTGCCATATTTAAAGAGAGAAGGATACATACTGCGTTGTGTCATGTCATACACACAGAAGATGCGGCTGATAAGCTTTGAGAAGACAACTCATATCTTCCTCCAGCTGGGGGCTGGCGCTGGGTTGTGGTATTGGCTGCACGTACAAGGTCTCTTCTTGTTAGTGGGTTCCATTCTGCTTTTGGTGGCTCCATGGCAGCCCTGCTTGACACTTCCCATTCAAGCAGTTCAGAAGGAGGTAGGTCATCAGTGCACAGTGTTAAATAAAGGCATAATATCTCAGTGCAGACAGCCTAAgctaaatctgttttctgacaCATATCATCTTGAAAATGGACCTAATTTATTAACTGGCTCCCCATAAAAAGTTACAACTTTCTTCCCATGGTATTTAAATTTCATGTGCTATcatcttttctatttatatacTAATTTTCTTAGAAGTGATCACTATAAGCTGGTGAACCTGCAAGAGAGTCACAGTGGACAGAGGAGATCAAAGCCATTTAGGCCTTGCTACTAGCAAGGAAACGCAGAGGAAAATTATATGCAAAGATAGATAACAGTTGGAGATGATGAgtggaaactgaaaagaaacaggaaaaaacagtcagagagaaacatttttgtggTGGAAGGTTATTGATAATGATTAAGTACATAACAGATATAactctgattttattatttagaCCAAACTCTGCTTTGGATTTTTGTAGGGTGATCTTGTTGACTAGAATTGTCAAAATTCTGGGGGGTTTTGCTACAAAAGTAGCAAGAAGATGGTACTTGAAGCTTTCTGAATTTGGacagaattggaaaaaatagctttagaTTAAGTGAAAATGATAACGTTTTCAAAATGTCGAAACAATTTGTTTTATGAAACATCtaaaatgttttgacatttcTGGTTACTTTATCAGTTTCAGATCCAACTCAGTTTTCAGATACTGTAATAAAAGCCAAGGAAATGATTTCACAAAACCACTGAAAGAGgctcaaaatctgttttttttatgctgctgctgagcaatCAGGGTATTCCCTCCTACCACCTCATGTGGTAGGAGGTaccacctcctgccaccacctgTGGATTAGGAGTTTATACCCTCTTTGAAGCAGTCTATGCAAAGTACAGCtccaaaaacaaagaaaaggaggatgTTTCACCCTTAAATTGTACTACCCCAATAGCTCTTAATTCTCTTCTGGGTGGTGTAGTTGCAGACCCTTCAGGCTGAAGAGGGAATTAAATTACATCTCCTCTACTGTGGGTGAATGACATGAAACCTGCTGGTAATGATGTCACCAGTAAGCAAGGAGTTGTTCTCCGGGCAGCTTTGAGCATAGTTAAGTTCCTTTTATGACAAGTTCCTTAAAACAAATTCTCCACTTTTGGTTGAATGAACTCCATTATCTAACCTAAGCTGAAAAGTGACTGAGTTTTATTCagttgagaaaaaaacccctattgattaaaaagttattttgatgGTGAAAGTTCTTATCCACCAAGTCAGGACCCCTTTCCCTATGAACTGAAAAACCTGTTGCTTGTACAATTTTCTAGCTGATATCCATAGTCAGTTTTCTTTGAATTGCTAGTATTATGTAACACAACTGTATATCCTGATGCACGCTTCATAAATTTAATGAATTAATcatcttccatttattttcattgcctttttattagaaatacatACTGAATTACTGCATTATCAATTTGATCTCTCTATATAAAGCTGAGCTAAACCAGTCAAATTAATATTCTTCtatcaaaactttttaaagctcTTATTCAGTTTTAGTATAGCTTTGTCATTCTTAGACATTTATTTTAGGTCACAAATCATATCACAAATTGATGtgataatatatatttaatctgTTGTAACTGgaatttatttataaacttGTGATTCATTGAGGATTAGGGGAAGTAGAGAACACTCAGCTCCTTCTATAAGAAACAATGGCTGAACATTGAAgagcttttcttcaaaatagaaaatatctGTGATCTTGATTGACAGATTGTCAACCATAGACAGCCCTGATGCTTCAGTACAAAGCATGGTAGTTTTATTTGTGAAGAACTTGTGCTTAGTCCTATCTAGTGGTTACaaatgataaaggaaaaaagctatctAATTATGAGAAATTTCTTAGCCTGGATTGGATCATCCAGCTATGGTTTTGTTGTGATTTCTGGttccatttctgaaaaacttttaCAGAGATATGGAATCGTTAAAGTCGTTACAACTGGAACTCTACTTGCTATCCTTGATTTTCTTTGCTCATATTTTGCTAGTATTCAGTTTTTTACCTATGAATTTCTGGTAGGTATCAGATCAAGTTTTGCTTCTAGTCCACATAATTTGTTATTACTTTTTGCTAGTATCAAGTATGCTTTTATAAAACCAATTTCTATGTTCTGTATTCCAtcacaaaaatacagaatggaAGATAAAAAGGAATACTAAGACACAAAAAATGTACTATTTGTTAGAATGCATGAACGATGTGTATTTATGGTAGACGGTTTGATTTCTAAGAGAGAATTATACAGAAGGAGGATACATATTAATGTATCCTAGGTGAATTATAATATATTGTAATGATCTGTCTcataaaattttaatagaaaaatgtaaacacctttgtatttatttttctgattccGATTCAAAACAAATTTAGCTCATAACAACAGTGGTAAAAATAGTACTGTTTTCAGAGGCTTTTTACAGTTTATGGTATTTTCAGACCAGTGGATGTATGTGTTGGTTTTACACTTCAGAAGCAACTGCTAGTAATAAAGGACAGTACCGGCAGGGGTGCAAAAAGTCAAAACAGAGATTGAAGAACCTGCTGTACCTTTTACATTGTAGTTAATTTGGCATGAACACGGTGTTTGTTAATGAAAGTATTATGTTCTCTGGGATTTTCATAAAACCAGGATTTTTTAACAGACTTATTAATGcaggaaacattttctattttgtcttcATTAACCTCTCTTGTTCTTGTCTTTGGCTGCATGCAGCTGGattcattacaaaatatttttaaccacTGTTGCTCTGAacagttttcttccctctcaagttttctataaatacctgttgttttgtaatttgactttaaaatgttattgaagAAAGCCATAGAAATCATGGTTTTAAGATGGCTTTATTGCTTTTACTAGAGGACTAaattccttttcactttttctgttctttgtatttatttccgTAAGGGTAAAAATGATTGTTTTGTAGTAATGATACAACACTGCAGAAACATGTTAACTTGCATAAAATTGTTAGTAATATTGGACATAAAAACTCAGTGATAGCTAATTCCACTCACTTGATTTTTGTGTAAAATACTATCTAAAATACTTGCTTATTTGAACCTGaaccacatttaaaatattcatgctTGGATTATCCTAAACTGACTTTCTATCTCTTAAATCTCTATAGATTTAAGGCCCAAAGACATGCTTTTAATCACTTAGTTTAGCcttataatataataatatgaCTATGTTAGTCATATATTCAATAATATGAATAACATTTGTGTATTTATAAGTTTTACCTTGTTGCTTTCCTCCAACCTAAGGTTTGTGACTGAACTGAAATTGCACAAGATTGTTGCCTATTCTCTCCACCAGTATACCCTTCCTCAAGGGGTGTTGCTGCTTCTTGTCAGTGAAGGAGGACGAAAGTGAAGAACCTAATTTTCTCCAAAAATAGCAtagttttcctcctttcaaTCTTTAAGTGCTTTTACCTGATAT comes from Ciconia boyciana chromosome 3, ASM3463844v1, whole genome shotgun sequence and encodes:
- the CCR6 gene encoding C-C chemokine receptor type 6 — encoded protein: MTGTQNTSCPARKMSLSLQNQEEADRAKTALREATESSHGEQLQILCEGEAQSVCKEGCLGFVTGSKENVLISVLRLRLMVNVLEAATKECNRITHPLSPDLQTIFKSEILGKAFSSSSRRIFLSEKCTAKMNSTETCTTDYPFYSDYASLITQPCSKLEVRNFTKAFLPVVYSLTCIIGLVGNIFVVMTFALYERTKSMTDVYLFNMAIADILFVLTLPLWAVNYAADKWIFGDFICKMTRGIYAINFSCGMLLLAFISVDRYIAIVQATKSFKFRARTLAYSKLICLVVWASSILISSSSFLYSESYSFSTNETKEICDHRFDRMSESTMLKSLLLCLQVGFGFFIPFMFMIFCYTFIVKSLQQAQNSKRNKAIRVIVLIVAVFLVCQVPYNIVLLVTAVNMGKLDKSCDNDKIMAYAKYITEAVAFLHCCVNPVLYAFIGVKFRSYFVKIMKDLWCMRYKKYNKRSSRTNSDLCHSRQTSEILTDNASSFTI